A genomic segment from Ptychodera flava strain L36383 chromosome 23 unlocalized genomic scaffold, AS_Pfla_20210202 Scaffold_23__1_contigs__length_28996876_pilon, whole genome shotgun sequence encodes:
- the LOC139123727 gene encoding uncharacterized protein F54H12.2-like, with the protein MAFLHEHSCECTKSELDLFTVPPTQTSVEEGQWEEVHPLTHIVESGPIEFVISGSGEDYIDLSSTLLLIKAKITKADGTNIGADAAVGPVNLWLHSLFSQVDVHLNGKMISNPSPTYPYRAMLETLLNYGEEAKVTHIGSALFFKDYHLKMMKWTSPKQVEK; encoded by the coding sequence ATGGCATTTCTTCACGAACACTCCTGCGAATGTACCAAGAGTGAACTTGACTTGTTCACAGTTCCTCCAACGCAGACCAGTGTGGAAGAGGGACAATGGGAAGAAGTGCATCCCCTGACACACATTGTGGAATCGGGACCCATCGAATTTGTGATTTCGGGTTCAGGGGAAGACTACATCGATCTGTCCTCAACACTCCTTCTGATCAAGGCTAAGATTACAAAAGCTGATGGTACTAACATCGGTGCAGATGCAGCAGTGGGTCCCGTCAACTTGTGGCTCCATTCACTGTTCAGCCAAGTGGATGTACACCTCAATGGCAAAATGATATCCAACCCCTCCCCTACTTACCCCTACCGAGCGATGTTGGAGACCTTGTTGAATTATGGTGAGGAGGCCAAAGTCACCCATATCGGTTCAGCCCTATTCTTCAAGGACTATCACTTGAAAATGATGAAGTGGACCTCACCAAAGCAGGTGGAGAAGTAA